A single genomic interval of Malania oleifera isolate guangnan ecotype guangnan chromosome 11, ASM2987363v1, whole genome shotgun sequence harbors:
- the LOC131168579 gene encoding protein root UVB sensitive 4 isoform X1 yields MQSTLHFPSDSPTFHFSSNAKSSGVRFAHQKPILAKQKLSFKTLSLSKSLRSPCQYEIDAVENGEGPSSATVARLPVVIRRSGKVSRYFWDGNFLRLVCVDGGASAVCFTLDDGFRKLFRIFSSAVRNFFIPRQVPGNYMDYVKWKFLHRVFSSALQVLATQAMLRAIGIGFSRSLPSAAALNWVLKDGLGRLSRCIYTASLASDFDTNLKRVRFSTSILFSLSIGVELLTPAFPHYFLLLATVANTAKQISLACYLATSSAVHRSFAVSDNLGEVSAKAQIQTVCFDNIGLMLAALLNILFKNSQRLQVGLPFVVYPIFLAIELFGIYQGLKHVHLQTLTKDRLLIILNTWIQLGYVPSPAEVSKKEGINILWNKSTEMWPIRIGYLNPKCQMPELSAATMQSLSKKDFHFICMEIVHEGLTRIEQQGILLCIREGADSADVTMGLLQACYIRKALISSGSRWENVVKGCYSDLVLREWFKLIEDSKQCARDEMNKLNEEMLRLGWVVRNILLSTQEQARYSFVDH; encoded by the exons ATGCAATCCACCCTGCACTTCCCATCTGACTCTCCCACCTTCCATTTTTCTTCGAACGCAAAATCCAGCGGAGTTCGCTTTGCTCATCAAAAACCCATTTTGGCGAAGCAGAAACTCTCCTTTAAAACCCTAAGCCTCTCTAAATCATTGAGAAGTCCGTGTCAGTATGAAATTGATGCTGTTGAAAATGGAGAGGGACCATCCTCGGCGACGGTGGCTCGGCTTCCTGTGGTGATTCGGAGGTCTGGTAAGGTTTCTCGGTATTTCTGGGATGGGAATTTTCTGCGGTTGGTTTGTGTAGACGGAGGCGCTTCAGCAGTTTGTTTCACCCTGGATGATGGGTTTCGTAAATTATTCAGAATTTTTAGTTCAGCTGTTCGGAATTTTTTTATTCCTCGGCAAGTTCCTGGGAATTATATGGATTATGTGAAGTGGAAGTTCTTGCATCGGGTTTTCAGCTCTGCCCTTCAGGTTCTTGCTACTCAG GCAATGCTTCGGGCAATAGGGATTGGGTTCTCCCGTTCACTTCCATCCGCCGCTGCCCTAAATTGGGTGCTGAAAGATGGGCTTGGACGTCTCAGTAGGTGCATCTACACTGCTAGCTTGGCATCTGATTTTGATACCAATTTGAAG AGAGTTAGGTTCTCAACCTCCATTCTGTTCAGTTTGAGCATTGGAGTTGAGTTGCTGACTCCTGCATTTCCGCACTACTTCTTGCTTCTTGCAACTGTCGCCAACACTGCTAAACAAATAAGCTTGGCATGTTACTTGGCAACGAGT TCTGCTGTTCATCGTAGCTTTGCAGTGTCAGATAATCTTGGTGAAGTTTCTGCAAAGGCACAG ATTCAAACAGTGTGCTTTGATAACATTGGCCTTATGCTTGCCGCACTCTTGAATATATTGTTCAAGAACAGTCAAAG ATTGCAAGTGGGTTTACCTTTCGTTGTGTACCCAATTTTCTTGGCAATTGAACTTTTTGGAATATATCAAGGGCTTAAGCATGTCCACCTACAGACATTAACCAAG GATAGGCTTCTGATCATACTAAATACCTGGATTCAGCTGGGATATGTCCCTTCACCTGCAGAAGTGAGTAAAAAGGAAGGAATTAATATTTTATGGAACAAAA GCACAGAAATGTGGCCCATCAGAATTGGGTACTTAAATCCCAAATGTCAAATGCCAGAGCTGTCAGCAGCGACAATGCAATCTTTAAGTAAAAAGGACTTCCATTTCATTTGCATGGAGATTGTACACGAAGGGTTGACTAGAATTGAGCAA CAAGGTATTCTTCTCTGCATACGGGAAGGGGCCGACTCTGCGGATGTAACCATGGGATTATTGCAG GCCTGCTACATCCGGAAAGCCCTGATATCGAGCGGGAGCAGGTGGGAGAATGTTGTCAAAGGTTGCTACTCCGACTTGGTTCTAAGAGAGTGGTTTAAATTGATTGAAGACAGCAAGCAGTGTGCCCGAGACGAAATGAACAAGTTGAACGAAGAAATGTTGAGATTGGGGTGGGTTGTTAGAAACATCTTATTGAGTACCCAGGAGCAGGCTCGGTATAGTTTCGTTGATCACTGA
- the LOC131168579 gene encoding protein root UVB sensitive 4 isoform X2: MQSTLHFPSDSPTFHFSSNAKSSGVRFAHQKPILAKQKLSFKTLSLSKSLRSPCQYEIDAVENGEGPSSATVARLPVVIRRSGKVSRYFWDGNFLRLVCVDGGASAVCFTLDDGFRKLFRIFSSAVRNFFIPRQVPGNYMDYVKWKFLHRVFSSALQVLATQAMLRAIGIGFSRSLPSAAALNWVLKDGLGRLSRCIYTASLASDFDTNLKSAVHRSFAVSDNLGEVSAKAQIQTVCFDNIGLMLAALLNILFKNSQRLQVGLPFVVYPIFLAIELFGIYQGLKHVHLQTLTKDRLLIILNTWIQLGYVPSPAEVSKKEGINILWNKSTEMWPIRIGYLNPKCQMPELSAATMQSLSKKDFHFICMEIVHEGLTRIEQQGILLCIREGADSADVTMGLLQACYIRKALISSGSRWENVVKGCYSDLVLREWFKLIEDSKQCARDEMNKLNEEMLRLGWVVRNILLSTQEQARYSFVDH; encoded by the exons ATGCAATCCACCCTGCACTTCCCATCTGACTCTCCCACCTTCCATTTTTCTTCGAACGCAAAATCCAGCGGAGTTCGCTTTGCTCATCAAAAACCCATTTTGGCGAAGCAGAAACTCTCCTTTAAAACCCTAAGCCTCTCTAAATCATTGAGAAGTCCGTGTCAGTATGAAATTGATGCTGTTGAAAATGGAGAGGGACCATCCTCGGCGACGGTGGCTCGGCTTCCTGTGGTGATTCGGAGGTCTGGTAAGGTTTCTCGGTATTTCTGGGATGGGAATTTTCTGCGGTTGGTTTGTGTAGACGGAGGCGCTTCAGCAGTTTGTTTCACCCTGGATGATGGGTTTCGTAAATTATTCAGAATTTTTAGTTCAGCTGTTCGGAATTTTTTTATTCCTCGGCAAGTTCCTGGGAATTATATGGATTATGTGAAGTGGAAGTTCTTGCATCGGGTTTTCAGCTCTGCCCTTCAGGTTCTTGCTACTCAG GCAATGCTTCGGGCAATAGGGATTGGGTTCTCCCGTTCACTTCCATCCGCCGCTGCCCTAAATTGGGTGCTGAAAGATGGGCTTGGACGTCTCAGTAGGTGCATCTACACTGCTAGCTTGGCATCTGATTTTGATACCAATTTGAAG TCTGCTGTTCATCGTAGCTTTGCAGTGTCAGATAATCTTGGTGAAGTTTCTGCAAAGGCACAG ATTCAAACAGTGTGCTTTGATAACATTGGCCTTATGCTTGCCGCACTCTTGAATATATTGTTCAAGAACAGTCAAAG ATTGCAAGTGGGTTTACCTTTCGTTGTGTACCCAATTTTCTTGGCAATTGAACTTTTTGGAATATATCAAGGGCTTAAGCATGTCCACCTACAGACATTAACCAAG GATAGGCTTCTGATCATACTAAATACCTGGATTCAGCTGGGATATGTCCCTTCACCTGCAGAAGTGAGTAAAAAGGAAGGAATTAATATTTTATGGAACAAAA GCACAGAAATGTGGCCCATCAGAATTGGGTACTTAAATCCCAAATGTCAAATGCCAGAGCTGTCAGCAGCGACAATGCAATCTTTAAGTAAAAAGGACTTCCATTTCATTTGCATGGAGATTGTACACGAAGGGTTGACTAGAATTGAGCAA CAAGGTATTCTTCTCTGCATACGGGAAGGGGCCGACTCTGCGGATGTAACCATGGGATTATTGCAG GCCTGCTACATCCGGAAAGCCCTGATATCGAGCGGGAGCAGGTGGGAGAATGTTGTCAAAGGTTGCTACTCCGACTTGGTTCTAAGAGAGTGGTTTAAATTGATTGAAGACAGCAAGCAGTGTGCCCGAGACGAAATGAACAAGTTGAACGAAGAAATGTTGAGATTGGGGTGGGTTGTTAGAAACATCTTATTGAGTACCCAGGAGCAGGCTCGGTATAGTTTCGTTGATCACTGA